The genomic region AAGGTACGCTGCCGCCACACCCGCCATCTTGAACAGGTGATTAGCCATCACATTAAAGGCATCCCCGGTGTTGTGCGCACCCGGACAGCGATCGCCCTTTCAACGATTAAAGAAACCACTCATCTTCCCTTAGATGTTGATGGAGGCACACCATGAGCGATGTTTTACTGCGGGGCATCGTCATCGGGCTGGCGATCGCTGCCCCGGTGGGCCCCATCGGCCTGCTGTGCATCCGTCGCACCTTGGCGGCGGGACGCTGGGCTGGGTTAGTATCGGGCATGGGAGCTGCGACCGCTGATGCAATCTATGGCTGTATTGCTGGATTTGGCCTAACGTTTATCTCACAGATGCTCATCGATCAAGCCATTTGGCTGCGATTGATCGGTGGTCTATTTCTCTGCTATCTCGGCATCAAAACGATCGTGACGCCTGCCGCTAGCCAAGCCGCCTCCGTAACCCATGCTGGTCTGGTGGGCATGTATGTTTCAACTCTGGCCCTGACGATCACCAACCCCCTGACTATTCTGTCTTTTGTGGGAATTTTTGCCGGTTTAGGCATGGCCACAGCGGCTCAACCGGGTCTAGAAGCCGCTCAACTCGTGTTTGGTGTCTTCCTTGGATCGGCGATGTGGTGGTTGATTTTGAGCAGTGGTGCTAATCTATTGCGAGGAAAACTGACGCAACAGTTAACCTGGATTAACCGAATCTCGGGGAGCATTTTGGTGGTGTTTGGCGTAATTGCCCTGAATCTTTAAGCGGACACCTGTAAAACAGAGAGGCTGTCCGTTCCAGTCCTGTCGTTGTTGATAGATGATTTTGCCTTGCGAATGACCCTCTCGCGCATTACGGTGACATGGTTTAGTTTGGGGCTAGCGATCGCCCTAGCTCTTTTTTTGTGGGTGCAGGGTGGGGTGCTAGGTGTCCCGAGAGCGATCGCCCAGTCCACAGAATCGGTGGAGAGTTTACAGCAAGAGCAGCAACGCCTAGAGCAAGAACGCCAGCAGGTTCAAGAAGAACGCGATCGCTTAGAAAGCCTAGAAGGATCGGCAACCCAGCGTCTTGATGGTCTCCAGTCCACCCTGCGCGCCACCACGGAACAAATTCAGTACAACGAAGAGCAGCTTCAAATTGCCAACCAGCGCTTGAGTAGCCTAGTGGCGGCCCTGGCGGCAGCAGAGGATCAGTACCAAGAACAGCAGTTTGCCACGGTGGCGCGGCTGCGCTATCTACAGCGCCAACCCAGTCAACAGGGATGGGCGCTGTTGCTGCAAAGTGAAAACCTCAACGATTTCATGACTCGGCGACGACAGTTGAAGCTGGTCTATCAGTCTGATCGCATCATCCTTGGCGATCTCAAGGTCCATGCTGATGAAATTGAGCGCCAGCGGCGTACCATTGCCCGCCAAAAAAATGAAATTGCTTTACTCACCCAAGAACTCCTAGCCCAGCGATCGGAAGTGGAAGCCCAAGCTCAAAATCAACAGGCTCTGATTAGTCGCCTCCGAGATGATCGAGAGGCCTTGGAGGAAGCTGAAGAGCAACTGTCCCGAGATTCTGCCAACATAGCGGTCTTAATTCAGCAGCGGCTGGCGGTGCCATCCGGGCGCGGCCCAGTGGTTCGCGGTACGGGGCAGTTTAGCTATCCCAATGACGGTTTTATTACAAGTTCTTTTGGGTGGCGATCGCATCCCATTCTGGGCTACGAGCGATTTCATGCCGGTGTAGATTTTGGCTCAGACTATGGCAGCACCATCCGCGCCGCCGATAGTGGCGTTGTGATTTATGCCGACTGGTATGGCGGCTATGGTCTATCGGTGATTGTGGATCATGGCGGCGGGCTCACCACGCTCTATGCCCACTCCAGCGATCTCTACGTCTCTGAAGGGCAAAGCGTGCAACGCGGGCAAGCGATCGCTGCTGTTGGGTCTACAGGTCTGTCCACTGGGCCACACCTACACTTCGAGGTGCGTGCCAATGGTGAACCGGTAGATCCGATGCAGTATCTCTAGGGCACCGTCTCACCTATTGGACACAACATTGAGATGACATGCCAAAGCCCCCCTACTGAACAGCGGGGGGCGCTCTAGATGGATTCAACGTAGTTCTTCGCTTAGGAGGCGAGGGCTACTTCCACCATCTGCTGTAATTCACCATTTTGGTAAAGTTCGATCAGGATATCTGAGCCACCCACAAACTCCCCGTTGATGTAAACCTGGGGAATGGTCGGCCAGTTTGAGAATTCTTTAATGCCTTGACGCACCTCTTGATCGGCGAGTACATCAACTGTACTAAAGGGCACGCCCAAAGAATTGAGAATTTGCACGACGTTATTGGAAAATCCACACTGGGGCATGAGTTTATTGCCCTTCATGAAGACCACAATTTTGTCTTGGTTGACCAAAGAAGAAAGTCGATCGT from Candidatus Obscuribacterales bacterium harbors:
- a CDS encoding peptidoglycan DD-metalloendopeptidase family protein, with product MTLSRITVTWFSLGLAIALALFLWVQGGVLGVPRAIAQSTESVESLQQEQQRLEQERQQVQEERDRLESLEGSATQRLDGLQSTLRATTEQIQYNEEQLQIANQRLSSLVAALAAAEDQYQEQQFATVARLRYLQRQPSQQGWALLLQSENLNDFMTRRRQLKLVYQSDRIILGDLKVHADEIERQRRTIARQKNEIALLTQELLAQRSEVEAQAQNQQALISRLRDDREALEEAEEQLSRDSANIAVLIQQRLAVPSGRGPVVRGTGQFSYPNDGFITSSFGWRSHPILGYERFHAGVDFGSDYGSTIRAADSGVVIYADWYGGYGLSVIVDHGGGLTTLYAHSSDLYVSEGQSVQRGQAIAAVGSTGLSTGPHLHFEVRANGEPVDPMQYL
- the grxD gene encoding Grx4 family monothiol glutaredoxin, producing the protein MTSDINDRLSSLVNQDKIVVFMKGNKLMPQCGFSNNVVQILNSLGVPFSTVDVLADQEVRQGIKEFSNWPTIPQVYINGEFVGGSDILIELYQNGELQQMVEVALAS
- a CDS encoding LysE family transporter; protein product: MSDVLLRGIVIGLAIAAPVGPIGLLCIRRTLAAGRWAGLVSGMGAATADAIYGCIAGFGLTFISQMLIDQAIWLRLIGGLFLCYLGIKTIVTPAASQAASVTHAGLVGMYVSTLALTITNPLTILSFVGIFAGLGMATAAQPGLEAAQLVFGVFLGSAMWWLILSSGANLLRGKLTQQLTWINRISGSILVVFGVIALNL